The window CGCGCGGTGGCCGAACGCCTCGCCGCCGCCGGATACCGCGTAGGTGTGACCGGACGGCGCGGGGAGTTGCTGGATGAACTGGCCGCCGCCGATCCCGGGGCCTTCTGCTGCGCCGAGGCCGATGTCACCGATCCGGCGGCCTCGTGCGCCGCGCTGGATGCCCTCGCCGGGGAGCTGGGCGGTGTGGATCTGTGCGTGGTGAGCGCCGGGGCGGGCGAGCTGAACCCCGGGCTGGACTATGTGCTGGAGGAGCCGGCCATCCGCACCAATGTCGTGGGCTGGACGGCTGCGGTCGGTTGGGCCTACCGCCTTTTCGAGCGGCAGGGCGGCGGACACCTGGTCGTCGTCACCTCGGTCGGCGGCCTGCGAGGCGGGGGAGGGGCCCCGGCCTACAACGCCTCGAAAGCCTATCAGATGAATTATGCCGAGGGGCTTCGGCAGCGGGCCGCCAAATCCCGGCTGCCGATCTTCGTGACCGACATTCGCCCGGGACTCGCGGCGACCGCGATGGCCAAGGGCGAGGGGCTGTTCTGGGTGATGCCCGTCGATAGGGTGGCGGACCAGCTGCTGCGGGCCGTGCGGGGACGCCGTTCCGTGGCGGTCGTCACGCGCCGCTGGCGGATCGTCGCGTGGCTGCTCCGGCATATGCCCGACCGGATTTACCGCAAAATGGGATAGCGATGAACGGCTGGTTTCTCGCGGCCGGAGCGCTGCTCGCCGCCGCCTTTTCCGTGCATCTGTTTTCGGGCAACCGCCTCTATTCGGCGGCGCGTCCCGATGCGGCGACAGCCCCTCCCCGGGCCTGCGAGGCGTGGATGATGGGCCGCTGCGGGATGCAGATGATCTCCGTGGACCTCTTGCTGGCCGCCGGATTCCTCGTGCTGTCCGGGCTCGGAGTGCTGCCCCGCAGCTTCTGGTTCGAACTCTTTCTGCTGCTGCTCTTCGGCGGCTGGGGGATTTTCTGGCTGGTGTCGCTGGCCTGTGAAAAAGCCGGAGGACGCTATTACCTCCGGCTGTGCCAATGGGTGCTGTTCCTCGTGCTGTTCGGGCTGGTGCTGGGCGGCATGCTCGGGCAGCCCTACTGCTCCTCCTCGTAATAGACCTTGTAGAACTTGCCCTTCTCGTCCTCGCCCTGCTCCAGCAGACCGCGGTTGCCGTGGACGTAGATGTGGAAATTGCGGTCGAGCTTGATGACGCTCTTGTACGACCGCGCCTGCTTCTTCACGGCCGAATCCGAAATGCCGAACTCGTCCTCGATGCGGATGTCGCGCTCCTGCTCGTACTCCTGTTTGAAGCGCGCGAAGCTCTCGGCGACCTCCGGCTGGCGGATCACCTGCTCCGAAAACTCGTCGAGCGAGAAGCTGTCCCGCTCCTGGAAATAGCTGATCGTGTCGTTGAGCATCTCCGCCTGGTCGGCCTTCGAAACGTCGAACTCCTTCGAAAGATGCTTCGTGACGTACTTCTTGCACATCGCCAGGGCGTTGTGCGTGTTGTGGTAGTCGTCCCGACGCTGGCGCACGCGCAGGAAGTCGTCGATCCAGTAGCGGGCCTCGGTGCGGTTGGTGTTATCGACGATGTGGACCGCGAAGCCCGCCTCGCGCTCCACGTTGAAGATGACGGCCCCCTTGTCCAGCCGCTTGATGTCGATGCCTTCGCGGGCCGCGATGCGGACCCCTTCGGCCTCGTGGGCGACATCGAGGAACGTGTCGCGCGTCTCCGACTTGAAGAGCCCCAGCGCGTCGGTCGGCTCGCCCCCGAAGCGGCAGTCGGAGAAGTAGACCGCGTAGAATTCGCCGCTCTTGATCTGTGGGTGCAGGCCGCTTTCGTAGAGGTGTTTCGCCAGGCTCACCGAGTGTTCGTAGAACGTCG of the Alistipes senegalensis JC50 genome contains:
- a CDS encoding SDR family NAD(P)-dependent oxidoreductase; translation: MKRAIVIGATSGIGRAVAERLAAAGYRVGVTGRRGELLDELAAADPGAFCCAEADVTDPAASCAALDALAGELGGVDLCVVSAGAGELNPGLDYVLEEPAIRTNVVGWTAAVGWAYRLFERQGGGHLVVVTSVGGLRGGGGAPAYNASKAYQMNYAEGLRQRAAKSRLPIFVTDIRPGLAATAMAKGEGLFWVMPVDRVADQLLRAVRGRRSVAVVTRRWRIVAWLLRHMPDRIYRKMG
- a CDS encoding nucleoid-associated protein; protein product: MFCSEDTRIETLAVHVVGNKSKDEPLMISPDISPQVADEGLMRTLTAYFLGGFKSEECYNLYHETDLACNEVWNFACRIFDDPATFYEHSVSLAKHLYESGLHPQIKSGEFYAVYFSDCRFGGEPTDALGLFKSETRDTFLDVAHEAEGVRIAAREGIDIKRLDKGAVIFNVEREAGFAVHIVDNTNRTEARYWIDDFLRVRQRRDDYHNTHNALAMCKKYVTKHLSKEFDVSKADQAEMLNDTISYFQERDSFSLDEFSEQVIRQPEVAESFARFKQEYEQERDIRIEDEFGISDSAVKKQARSYKSVIKLDRNFHIYVHGNRGLLEQGEDEKGKFYKVYYEEEQ